AGAAAAAAAGTTAATTACATAGCTTTTGGAAATGAAAATTGCTAAAGTGAAATTGGAAATTAGAATTTTCTTTTACGTTCGGTGATTTGGATTTCGGAGGGAATGAGAGAATTTAGAATTGATAAATTTAGAGGGAATGAGAAAAGGTTAAGACCAATAATTAAAAGGGAATATTAGATAagcaatttattttagttaatataatatatttattatattaatcatAATTGAaagtttaatttataataaattaaatgtTAGTCATTCATTTTAATTAAGCCATatgtcattaaaaaaaaaaaaaaggagagattgAAAATGATGATGAGCCGGATCAAGATATGGTgggaaaatatttattagtggtCAGTGGATATGAATTCACTTCCTCTTATCTTTTCAAATTATCTGTTTGGTAAAAATGAATTCCATTCCTTTCTCCATTGGAACACACATTCTTCCTACAAAGCAAAACACATTCAAAACTCCATTATTACTCTCTACCAAAAACACTCAAACAACACCTAACCAAACTCCACATTTTATCAAATCCTCAGTACACGAAGCGGCAATTATTAGTCCATTGTCTTCTTTGTTCAGTAGAAGAGAAGCTCTCAGTGCTATTGGACTGAGTTTTTCGGCTATTTTTTTGGAGGCGGTTTTGCAACCGCAGTTGAATATTGAAGCAGTTGCTGAAGAAACTACAGAATGTGAATTTACAGTTACTCCTTCAGGTCTTGCTTATTGTGATAAAGTTGTTGGTTATGGTCCTGAAGCTGTTAAAGGACAATTGATCAAGGTTAATTTCGTCTTTCAACTTCTCTTTGATTTCGTTTAGAgttaaatatttttgattttttgagtttcatacttgaACTATTAGGTTTGTGAGCTTCCCATGTGAATTATCGCCAACTATTTCTCAAAATACATAGCAACTATCAATTATTTACTTTTCCTAATCTATTTGAATGGTTGTTatgtattgtttcataatgtatcgTACTGTATTGTACCATATCTTTTTGATGAATACAACATTAGGATAGATTGTATTGTTTGACATCGTTACATAATCTCAAACATCAACAATTTGAAGGATAAATCTACTAGAAAATTTAGGGTACGAAGTAGGTCTATTATAAAAAGGTGAATCAAGAATAAAATAGGatttttaaataataagtaaaggtaaaatgagaaaaaaatagtaatattttttggtgtgtgtttgattgatgagtggtgagtttttCTGGTCAAAgaagaattcaaaatttgaagtttatggTTCCCATAACGACTTGAAGTAAGAATGCAATAATAGTTGGATTCGGCAAAAGCTACATGAACCGGTGCTTTAAGGACAGATCTGCCTCTATGAGGGGCAAGGGCGGATCCAGGAATTTTAGTAAAGGGGTTCAGTATACGGATGAGTCGAAAGGGTTCAGCCACTACTATTTATACATGGAAAAAAATTTtactatgtaaaaatagtataattttccgacgaagggggTTCAGATGAACCCCCTTGCTTCCATGTACGTCCGCCACTGATGAGGGGAATGTATATATCAAGATTAACAATACTATTAGCAAACTAGAAAGTGTATCGATGAAAATATTAAGTACTAAAGATTAATTCTAGTGTCTAAGAGTTAGTTGGAGAAAGTACTGTGAAGTTAAATGCTAAAGTACTTGTTCGGAGAATGACTTCCGCCCATATGCTACTATGAGGGAAGTCAGTTTCCCCCTTTTAGTACATTTTTACGGTAACCAAACACCAAAGAATGACTTTTGTTGTACAAATGGATGCGTAAGTAAACCAAGTTAGGTGATAACAATTTGTGCAAAAGAGGCATGTATGCACAAATTTAGGTACACGCATAGTTCTTTTTGTTGCACCTCTTCATTATATACAAGAAAGCAAGTATTAAAACGAACTATAATTTGCTATATAACTTGAAATAGTATGTTCATGTAGTATGCATCAAAGGGGTGTCTTCAACTGAGAGAATTTAATTTGAACAGAAATACTATTCACTGATGTGAACGGATAACTATAAAATGAAAGTTGGGAATGACTAATGAGCTTAAATGTGAAATAAGAAAGATTGGATGAATGTGTGAACGAGccttttgaattcaatttttttgttcttttatttgaGTTCCGGAGGGTTTCATTAATGAAAAGAAAAGCGGAGGCTCCATCtgctagtattgtggtttggaaTCGATGCTTTATCAATGACTCACCCCTTCTTTGAACCTAGTCAATGATCTAGTAAAGGGAATATAATTCATAAAATGGAATGAGAACttaaggatgagtaagtttatgagaGTTCTCCTGCCCTTTTCACCCATCTGAACGTTTCCTTATTCTCTATTTAAGAGTTCTTAAGAGTCAGAGTAAAGCATGTTCAATTGTGCATATATATCATCTGAGAGTCAAAATGATAATAAAagatgaattaaaattttttctttggTGACTAACTTACATTATTCCCCAAATGGGTTTTACATCCCAAGAAAGGGAAGGAAATAAACATAAAGAAGGCAAAAACTTGTGCACTGGCTAGCGAAAAAAGACCCAGACCAGTTGCTCACCAAAGCTAGGCTATCTAGACCTCCGTGCTCCTAGTAGCCATTATCCAGAATATGATTCCATTCTAGCTAGGTAGGCAGTATATGCTGGAATTAAGTTGGCTCTGAAATACACCTCCTGAATAATCCTCTTGACGATTGCTTCTGCTGGCCAGGATGCATTTTGAAACacgcagaaatgcaaggtaaggctgcatacaatagacccttgtggtcaaACACTTCCCCGGACCTTTACACTCATATATACACCTTTAGACTTGCCTCGACAATGAGTTTGAGCACATGCCACTTCTTCCAGCCATCATATATTGCTTCTTTGAATGCCTTGCCAACTAAGAATTCTTTTCAGATATGACCAAATACAGGACAAGTGAAAAATAGGAGTTGCATTGATTCTCCCTGCACACAATGGACTCGTGAAGTCCAAATCTACCTTCCACTTAGCAAGTCTGTCCTTCGTTTGCAGCCTTCTTTGAATAGCAAGTCTGTCCTTTGTTTGCAGCCTTCTTTGAATAGCAAGTCTGTCCTTTGTTTGCAGCCTTCCTTGAATAGCTAACCATAGTATGAAGTATGAACTTCCATTTGGGACGACCTTAGTTGTTACAAATGAGCTTTCTCCAGCCAACTTTAGGATAGGTTCCCTGCAGTACTTGA
This sequence is a window from Capsicum annuum cultivar UCD-10X-F1 unplaced genomic scaffold, UCD10Xv1.1 ctg4061, whole genome shotgun sequence. Protein-coding genes within it:
- the LOC107848846 gene encoding peptidyl-prolyl cis-trans isomerase FKBP13, chloroplastic, giving the protein MNSIPFSIGTHILPTKQNTFKTPLLLSTKNTQTTPNQTPHFIKSSVHEAAIISPLSSLFSRREALSAIGLSFSAIFLEAVLQPQLNIEAVAEETTECEFTVTPSGLAYCDKVVGYGPEAVKGQLIKAHYVGKLENGKVFDSSYNRGKPLTFRVGVGEVIKGWDQGILGGDGFPPMLAGGKRKLKIPPELGYGVRGAGCRGGTCIIPPESVLLFDVEFVGKA